A genomic stretch from Aminobacter aminovorans includes:
- a CDS encoding MaoC family dehydratase, producing MAGLYLEEFVVGQVIRHQLTKTVTESDNMFFSTMTLNPQPLHIDFDFAARSEWGKPLVNSLFTLGLMIGISVHDTTLGTTIGNLGMTETTFPHPVFHGDTIRVETEVLSVRESKSKTDRGIVEFLHRAYNQDGALVAKCQRQAMMKKKAA from the coding sequence ATGGCTGGACTGTATCTCGAAGAATTCGTCGTCGGCCAGGTGATCCGGCATCAGCTTACCAAGACCGTTACCGAGAGCGACAACATGTTCTTCTCGACGATGACGCTCAACCCGCAGCCGCTGCATATCGACTTCGATTTCGCCGCCCGGAGCGAATGGGGCAAGCCGCTGGTCAACTCGCTGTTCACGCTCGGCCTGATGATCGGCATTTCCGTGCACGACACCACGCTCGGCACCACCATCGGCAATCTCGGCATGACCGAGACCACCTTCCCGCACCCGGTCTTTCACGGCGACACGATCCGCGTCGAGACGGAGGTGCTTTCGGTGCGCGAATCGAAATCGAAAACCGATCGCGGGATCGTCGAATTCCTGCATCGCGCCTATAATCAGGACGGCGCGCTCGTTGCCAAATGCCAGCGCCAGGCGATGATGAAGAAGAAGGCGGCCTGA
- the parE gene encoding DNA topoisomerase IV subunit B produces MDDNSDLFGNLGSQPARPVSRPVDPLVAAAAAAKRPAPTKDASDSYNASDIEVLEGLEPVRRRPGMYIGGTDEKALHHLFAEVIDNSMDEAVAGHATFIEVELDAEGFLTVTDNGRGIPIDPHPKFKNKSALEVIMTTLHAGGKFDSKVYETSGGLHGVGVSVVNALSDQLEVEVARNRKLFRQRFSRGVPQGGLESLGDVQNRRGTKVRFHPDPDIFGKGAHFLPARIYKMARSKAYLFGGVEIRWSCDPALIKEKGETPAKAVFHFPGGLGDYLKASLGNEMQVTREIFSGKSEKQSGHGSVEWAVTWFGGDGFINSYCNTIPTGDGGTHEMGFRNILTRGLRAYADLVGNKRASIVTSEDVMISAAGMLSVFIREPEFVGQTKDKLATVEAMRIVETAIRDPFDHWLADNPQEASKLLDWVIARADERVRRRQEKEVSRKSAVRKLRLPGKLADCTQNAAAGAELFIVEGDSAGGSAKQARDRSMQAILPLRGKILNVASAGNDKLASNQLIGDLIQALGCGTRSKYREEDLRYDRVIIMTDADVDGAHIASLLITFFYQEMPALVRGGHLYMAVPPLYSIRQGGKVAYARDDAHKDELLKSEFTGRGKIEIGRFKGLGEMMAAQLKETTMDPKKRTLLRVEVNESEDDTKSAVDALMGTKPELRFRFIQERAEFATADALDI; encoded by the coding sequence ATGGACGACAACAGCGACCTTTTCGGCAATCTCGGCAGTCAGCCTGCGCGCCCCGTTTCACGCCCTGTCGACCCGCTGGTCGCGGCGGCCGCGGCAGCGAAGCGGCCTGCTCCGACAAAGGACGCCAGCGACAGTTATAATGCGTCCGACATCGAGGTTCTCGAAGGCCTGGAGCCCGTCCGCCGTCGTCCAGGTATGTATATCGGCGGCACCGACGAAAAGGCGCTGCACCATCTCTTCGCCGAAGTCATCGACAACTCGATGGATGAGGCGGTGGCCGGCCATGCGACTTTTATCGAGGTCGAGCTCGACGCCGAGGGTTTTCTCACTGTCACCGACAACGGCCGCGGCATTCCGATCGATCCGCACCCCAAGTTCAAGAACAAGTCGGCGCTCGAGGTCATCATGACCACGCTGCATGCCGGCGGCAAGTTCGACTCCAAGGTCTACGAGACCTCGGGCGGTCTGCACGGTGTCGGTGTCTCCGTCGTCAACGCGCTCTCCGACCAGCTCGAAGTCGAGGTCGCGCGCAATCGCAAACTGTTCCGTCAGCGTTTTTCACGCGGCGTCCCGCAGGGCGGACTGGAAAGCCTCGGCGACGTCCAAAACAGGCGCGGCACCAAAGTGCGGTTCCATCCCGACCCCGACATCTTCGGCAAGGGCGCGCATTTCCTGCCGGCCCGCATCTACAAGATGGCGCGCTCCAAGGCCTATCTGTTCGGCGGCGTCGAAATCCGGTGGAGCTGCGATCCGGCACTCATCAAGGAAAAGGGTGAAACGCCTGCAAAGGCCGTGTTCCATTTCCCTGGCGGTCTCGGCGACTATCTCAAGGCCTCTCTCGGCAACGAGATGCAGGTCACCCGCGAAATCTTCTCGGGCAAAAGCGAGAAGCAGAGCGGCCACGGATCGGTCGAATGGGCTGTCACCTGGTTCGGCGGCGACGGCTTCATCAATTCCTATTGCAACACCATCCCGACCGGTGACGGCGGCACCCATGAGATGGGTTTCCGCAATATTCTGACCCGCGGCCTGCGCGCCTATGCCGATCTCGTCGGCAACAAGCGCGCCTCGATCGTCACCAGCGAAGACGTGATGATCTCCGCTGCCGGCATGCTGTCGGTGTTCATCCGCGAGCCGGAGTTCGTCGGCCAGACCAAGGACAAGCTGGCGACCGTCGAGGCGATGCGCATCGTCGAAACGGCGATCCGCGATCCGTTTGATCACTGGCTCGCCGACAATCCACAGGAAGCTTCCAAGCTGCTCGACTGGGTAATCGCCCGCGCCGACGAGCGTGTGCGCCGCCGCCAGGAAAAGGAAGTGTCGCGCAAGAGCGCGGTGCGCAAGCTGCGCCTTCCCGGCAAGCTGGCCGACTGCACGCAGAATGCGGCAGCAGGTGCCGAACTGTTCATCGTCGAGGGCGACTCGGCAGGTGGCTCGGCCAAGCAGGCACGCGACCGCTCGATGCAGGCGATCCTGCCGCTGCGCGGCAAGATTCTCAACGTTGCCAGCGCCGGCAACGACAAGCTGGCGTCCAACCAGCTGATCGGCGACCTGATCCAGGCGCTCGGCTGCGGTACGCGCTCGAAATACCGTGAGGAAGACCTTCGCTACGACCGCGTCATCATCATGACCGACGCCGACGTCGACGGTGCCCACATCGCCTCTCTGCTGATCACCTTCTTCTACCAGGAGATGCCGGCGCTCGTTAGAGGCGGCCACCTCTATATGGCGGTGCCGCCGCTTTATTCGATCCGGCAAGGCGGCAAGGTGGCTTACGCCCGCGACGACGCCCACAAGGACGAGTTGCTGAAGAGCGAATTCACCGGGCGCGGCAAGATCGAGATCGGCCGCTTCAAGGGCCTTGGCGAGATGATGGCCGCGCAGCTCAAGGAAACCACGATGGACCCGAAGAAGCGCACGCTGCTGCGTGTCGAGGTCAATGAGAGCGAAGATGACACCAAGAGTGCCGTCGACGCGCTGATGGGCACCAAGCCGGAGCTGCGCTTCCGCTTCATCCAGGAACGCGCCGAATTCGCCACTGCGGACGCGCTCGACATCTGA
- a CDS encoding DUF2336 domain-containing protein, whose protein sequence is MVVSHFLKWIDTAKVGERAAAARALASAYVNREMPFEDRCAAEAALTLLLDDPSSKVRQALAEALSMSIHAPLQIIAALAADQPDVAGVVLARSPLLTDADLIDRVASGSSAIQKLVADRSVVSMSLSAAIAEVGEAEACVVLLHNYGADIASLSFRRMAERFGHDPRVREALVADPRLPSDCRHLLLVKLGEALKASPFVMALMGAARAEKVTRDACVKSSLTLIEGTRANEHLALVEHLRLRGDLTASFIIRILAHGKVDFFGAALVVLTGRDEPRVRALLSAGQDVALTALFRSAGLADATHAIILRALKIWREVANGRRVAGAQEVSWLMLKELGGQAAEGEMAGLVKSIHLEALRENARGHALAIAAA, encoded by the coding sequence ATGGTCGTTTCGCATTTTCTGAAATGGATAGACACAGCCAAGGTGGGTGAACGGGCAGCCGCGGCTAGGGCCCTGGCGAGCGCCTATGTCAATCGCGAGATGCCGTTCGAAGATCGTTGTGCCGCCGAAGCGGCACTTACGCTGCTGCTCGATGATCCATCGTCGAAGGTGCGCCAGGCGTTGGCCGAGGCGCTTTCGATGAGCATCCACGCACCGCTCCAGATCATCGCAGCCTTGGCCGCCGACCAGCCGGACGTCGCGGGCGTGGTTCTTGCGCGTTCGCCCTTGCTGACCGACGCCGATCTCATCGACCGCGTCGCGTCGGGCTCAAGCGCCATCCAGAAACTCGTTGCCGACCGGTCGGTCGTGTCGATGTCGCTTTCGGCCGCGATCGCCGAAGTCGGCGAGGCGGAAGCCTGCGTCGTCCTCCTGCACAACTATGGCGCCGACATCGCCTCGTTGAGCTTCCGCCGCATGGCCGAGCGCTTTGGTCACGATCCCCGCGTGCGCGAAGCTCTGGTCGCCGATCCGCGCCTGCCGTCCGATTGCCGGCACCTGCTGCTGGTCAAGCTCGGCGAAGCCTTGAAGGCCTCGCCCTTTGTCATGGCATTGATGGGGGCCGCACGCGCCGAAAAGGTGACGCGCGACGCCTGCGTCAAGTCTTCGCTGACGCTGATCGAAGGTACCCGAGCCAACGAACATTTGGCGCTGGTAGAGCACCTCAGGCTGCGCGGTGACCTGACCGCGAGCTTCATCATCCGCATTCTTGCCCACGGCAAGGTCGATTTCTTCGGCGCGGCGCTGGTCGTCTTGACCGGTCGCGATGAGCCACGGGTGAGGGCGCTGCTGTCTGCCGGCCAGGATGTCGCGCTGACCGCCCTGTTCCGCTCCGCCGGCCTTGCCGATGCGACGCACGCGATCATCCTGCGGGCGCTGAAGATCTGGCGGGAGGTTGCCAATGGCCGCCGTGTTGCCGGCGCCCAGGAAGTCAGCTGGCTGATGCTCAAGGAACTGGGCGGCCAGGCAGCCGAAGGCGAGATGGCTGGGCTGGTGAAGTCGATCCACCTCGAAGCCCTGCGTGAAAACGCCCGCGGCCATGCTCTGGCGATAGCGGCAGCCTGA